The following proteins are co-located in the Polystyrenella longa genome:
- a CDS encoding neutral/alkaline non-lysosomal ceramidase N-terminal domain-containing protein has translation MIRSLLTFCFTLLLIHQISPFCAAADPEPLYVGAATIDITPPEGYRMSGYFYERLNKGIKDPLQAKTLYFAQGETEALFIVCDLVGIDLNLAQKARKSISKQTGIPVEHIAITATHSHTGPQYFGALRNRFHQLAVEEHGEDPVEKVDYPAFVVQQLTKSSWQAVENRQPSEMEAGYGHETRVNFNRRFHMKNGTVRFNPGVQNPNVLRVAGPVDPEIGMILFKPTTENATPSASLTSFALHLDTVGGIKYSADYPFYLQKTLSEKYGDDFVSVFGIGTCGDINHVDVTNKHRLTTEEIGTMLSESMLKAIPELKPTSSPSLAIRSEILHSPKQKYTQDEIKQAEIDIAHVADSKVPFLSRVETYKILALQLYPDKTIPLEVQVFRLAPEVAIVTLPGEVFVELGMAIKQESPFETTLVVELANAAPGYIPTQKAFAEGSYETVNSRVISGEGEKMVETAVRLLQELDPKKEN, from the coding sequence ATGATACGATCGCTTCTTACATTCTGCTTCACGCTCCTGTTGATTCACCAAATCTCACCATTCTGCGCGGCCGCTGACCCAGAACCACTTTACGTCGGTGCAGCCACGATCGATATCACTCCTCCCGAGGGATACCGCATGAGCGGTTATTTCTACGAGCGGCTCAATAAAGGGATTAAGGACCCACTTCAGGCCAAGACTTTGTATTTTGCTCAGGGTGAAACCGAAGCTCTCTTTATTGTTTGCGATCTGGTCGGGATCGATCTCAATCTGGCACAAAAGGCTCGGAAAAGCATATCGAAACAAACGGGAATTCCTGTGGAACATATCGCAATTACAGCGACCCATTCTCACACAGGGCCTCAATACTTTGGAGCCTTACGTAATCGGTTTCATCAATTAGCAGTTGAGGAACATGGAGAAGACCCTGTCGAGAAAGTCGACTACCCGGCATTCGTTGTCCAGCAGTTAACCAAATCCTCCTGGCAGGCGGTAGAGAATCGCCAACCATCGGAAATGGAAGCGGGCTATGGACATGAAACTCGCGTCAATTTCAATCGCCGTTTTCATATGAAGAATGGCACTGTCCGTTTCAATCCAGGTGTGCAGAACCCCAATGTCTTGAGAGTAGCCGGACCAGTCGACCCAGAAATCGGCATGATCCTGTTTAAGCCCACCACAGAGAACGCCACCCCTTCCGCTTCGCTGACTTCCTTCGCACTGCATCTCGATACTGTTGGCGGAATCAAATACTCGGCCGACTATCCGTTCTATCTACAAAAGACTCTGTCTGAAAAGTACGGTGACGATTTCGTCTCCGTCTTTGGCATCGGGACCTGTGGTGATATTAATCACGTCGATGTCACGAATAAACATCGATTAACGACTGAAGAAATCGGCACGATGTTATCCGAATCAATGTTAAAAGCGATCCCCGAGTTGAAACCTACGAGTTCCCCTTCGCTTGCAATTCGGAGTGAAATCCTTCATTCACCCAAACAGAAATACACTCAGGATGAGATCAAACAAGCTGAGATCGACATTGCCCATGTCGCCGACAGCAAAGTTCCTTTTCTGTCTCGCGTGGAGACTTACAAGATCCTCGCACTCCAGTTGTACCCCGACAAAACGATCCCATTGGAAGTTCAGGTTTTCCGTCTTGCTCCTGAAGTGGCCATTGTCACCTTGCCTGGTGAAGTATTTGTTGAATTAGGCATGGCGATCAAACAGGAGTCTCCCTTCGAAACCACGCTGGTCGTTGAACTTGCTAACGCGGCCCCCGGGTATATCCCCACACAAAAAGCATTCGCTGAGGGAAGTTACGAAACGGTAAACTCGCGTGTTATCTCCGGTGAAGGGGAGAAGATGGTCGAAACTGCCGTCCGCCTCTTGCAGGAACTCGATCCTAAAAAAGAGAATTAG
- a CDS encoding SDR family NAD(P)-dependent oxidoreductase, whose amino-acid sequence MPPKLLNKTAVVTGGSRGIGRAVVELLLQEGARVIAVSRSIDQPDGLEELASPRLITHLTDVTNPSDLARLVEFTQRRIRNVDILCPLAGRLFHADLLETSRELIEENIRINSISAWETFQKFRPILSKQAAVCFITFAPLFEQMAGLEQFAGSKALLRSYVRSLSDSGLPDQRVNAVACTPTQTTAWNAPDLLPLVKEKKWNWLTPEEVADTILFLVSEESRALRGTELVLSAPAKKSGNRVSR is encoded by the coding sequence ATGCCACCCAAACTGTTGAATAAGACCGCCGTTGTCACGGGCGGGAGCCGCGGAATTGGTCGGGCGGTTGTGGAGCTACTTCTACAAGAGGGAGCCCGCGTCATCGCCGTTTCCCGGTCCATTGATCAACCTGATGGGCTGGAAGAACTTGCCTCGCCTCGTTTGATTACCCATCTAACGGACGTGACCAACCCGTCGGATCTGGCGAGATTGGTGGAATTCACTCAGCGCCGCATTCGCAATGTTGACATTCTCTGTCCACTGGCGGGACGTCTATTCCATGCTGATTTATTAGAGACGTCTCGGGAGTTAATCGAAGAAAACATCCGGATCAACAGTATTTCGGCTTGGGAGACCTTTCAAAAGTTCCGACCCATACTTTCTAAACAAGCGGCTGTTTGTTTCATTACGTTTGCTCCCCTGTTCGAACAAATGGCCGGCCTCGAACAGTTTGCGGGGAGTAAGGCGCTGCTTCGATCTTACGTGCGGTCATTGAGTGATTCCGGTTTGCCTGATCAACGCGTGAATGCAGTCGCGTGCACACCGACACAGACGACAGCTTGGAATGCACCGGATCTGTTACCTCTTGTGAAAGAGAAAAAGTGGAACTGGCTTACTCCTGAAGAAGTTGCCGATACAATTCTCTTTCTGGTCTCCGAAGAGTCGAGAGCGTTACGAGGAACGGAACTGGTTCTGTCGGCACCGGCGAAAAAGAGCGGAAATCGGGTAAGTCGCTGA
- a CDS encoding formylmethanofuran dehydrogenase subunit A produces MTLLRIQGGTIYDPAHGIDGEVSDLWVEDGRIIATPTSPDVKPDRTLDAHGLVVMPAGVDMHCHIAGPKVNTARKMIPEEKRRSEPIHKTDLTRSGTIGSVPSTFSTGYLYAGLGYTTAFDAAIPPLTARHAHEEFADTPLLDKGFYVMMGNNHFLMERIKANEQKLVKDYIAWLLNATRGYACKLVNPGGVETWKQNGEKTSGLDQTIGHFDITPRAIIRDIARAADELQLPHAVHIHCNNLGLPGNYETTLETMKALEGSRGHLTHIQFHSYGGDPDDQSTFCSRVPELVDYVNNHENITVDVGQVMFGETTSMTGDGPLGHFLHKVTGNKWFSGDIEMEAGCGIVPIVYKNKSLIHSLQWAVGLEWYLMMEDPWRIAMSTDHPNGGSFLAYPEIIALLMDSRLREEMLQQVPAGLHSICTLPELTREYTLSEITIITRAAPARMLGLTQKGHLGPGADADITLYQPQDDKRKMFELPRYVLSAGEVIVDDGEIRKVTQGNLQSVTPDYDLDCRPYFKDWFEKHYTIAFDNFEISDEEPL; encoded by the coding sequence ATGACCTTGCTCCGTATTCAGGGAGGAACAATTTACGACCCCGCTCACGGGATTGATGGCGAGGTGAGTGATCTGTGGGTCGAGGATGGTCGGATTATTGCTACTCCAACATCTCCTGATGTTAAACCGGATCGGACATTAGATGCACATGGATTGGTGGTCATGCCGGCCGGAGTCGATATGCATTGCCATATTGCCGGACCGAAAGTGAATACGGCTCGAAAGATGATTCCCGAGGAAAAACGACGTTCGGAACCGATCCATAAAACCGATTTGACTCGCTCGGGGACGATTGGTTCCGTTCCGAGTACATTCTCAACTGGCTACCTGTACGCCGGATTGGGATACACCACCGCATTTGATGCCGCCATTCCTCCACTCACAGCCCGTCACGCGCATGAAGAGTTCGCCGATACTCCCCTGCTCGACAAGGGGTTCTATGTAATGATGGGTAACAATCATTTTCTGATGGAGCGTATCAAAGCGAACGAGCAGAAATTGGTGAAGGATTACATCGCCTGGTTACTGAACGCGACGCGTGGATATGCCTGCAAACTGGTGAACCCGGGTGGCGTGGAAACGTGGAAACAGAACGGAGAGAAAACGTCGGGCCTCGATCAGACCATCGGGCATTTTGATATCACTCCCCGGGCGATCATCCGCGACATAGCCCGCGCCGCCGACGAGCTACAGCTTCCCCATGCAGTACACATTCATTGCAATAATCTGGGTTTACCGGGTAACTACGAAACGACATTGGAAACGATGAAGGCGCTGGAAGGTTCTCGGGGGCATTTAACGCACATTCAGTTTCATAGCTACGGCGGTGATCCTGATGACCAATCCACCTTCTGTAGCCGAGTGCCAGAGTTGGTTGATTATGTGAACAATCATGAGAATATCACAGTCGATGTCGGTCAGGTGATGTTCGGTGAGACAACCTCCATGACGGGAGATGGACCGCTCGGTCATTTTCTGCATAAAGTAACGGGCAACAAATGGTTCAGCGGCGACATCGAAATGGAAGCAGGCTGCGGAATCGTGCCGATTGTCTATAAAAACAAAAGTCTGATTCATTCGCTGCAGTGGGCCGTCGGTCTGGAGTGGTATCTGATGATGGAGGACCCGTGGCGAATCGCCATGAGCACGGACCACCCTAATGGAGGCTCTTTTCTCGCCTACCCCGAAATTATCGCCCTGCTCATGGACTCTCGCTTGCGTGAAGAGATGTTGCAACAGGTTCCCGCAGGACTGCACTCTATCTGCACTCTTCCTGAGTTGACTCGTGAATACACTCTCAGCGAGATCACGATTATCACCCGTGCCGCGCCGGCACGAATGCTCGGTTTAACGCAGAAAGGGCATTTAGGCCCAGGGGCAGATGCGGACATCACCCTCTATCAGCCTCAGGATGATAAACGGAAAATGTTCGAACTTCCCCGCTACGTACTTAGCGCAGGAGAGGTGATCGTCGACGATGGCGAAATTCGCAAGGTGACCCAGGGAAATCTACAGTCGGTTACCCCCGACTACGACCTCGACTGCCGTCCTTACTTCAAAGACTGGTTCGAAAAGCACTACACGATCGCATTCGATAACTTCGAAATCTCTGATGAAGAACCGTTGTAA